In Virgibacillus sp. NKC19-16, a single genomic region encodes these proteins:
- a CDS encoding MurR/RpiR family transcriptional regulator yields MPHTKGGLVILKEMINSLPPSEQKIATYILNNPEESILLTALSLGEKSQTSSAAVIRLCKSLGFSGFQELKIRVAGDLRVETVEEYRDIERNEDYKNIIDKVTSNTIQTLRETVDIMSIKNLEQAVTALTNAKSILFIGFGASYIAARDAEQKFMRINKNVFSFSDVHIAATAIANKGPDDVVVGISFSGNTQEAVKLLQLAKHKNATTISITKYGNSQVNQISDIQLYTSAAREATFRSGATSSRIAQLHVIDILLMCLASKEYDETIKHLDETREAISFLRDKS; encoded by the coding sequence ATGCCCCATACAAAAGGCGGGCTCGTTATTCTGAAGGAGATGATCAACAGCTTACCACCCTCTGAGCAGAAAATAGCCACCTATATTTTGAATAATCCTGAGGAGTCTATTTTACTAACTGCATTAAGCCTCGGGGAAAAAAGTCAAACAAGCAGTGCAGCAGTAATCCGTTTGTGTAAATCTTTAGGATTCAGCGGATTTCAGGAATTAAAAATACGCGTTGCCGGTGATCTGCGGGTTGAAACAGTTGAAGAATACCGTGATATCGAGCGAAATGAAGATTATAAAAATATTATCGATAAGGTCACATCGAATACGATTCAAACATTAAGAGAAACAGTAGATATTATGAGTATTAAAAACCTGGAACAAGCTGTTACTGCATTAACCAATGCAAAATCAATACTATTCATCGGGTTTGGTGCATCATATATTGCCGCAAGAGATGCGGAGCAGAAATTTATGCGAATCAATAAAAATGTGTTTTCATTTTCGGATGTACATATTGCTGCAACTGCCATCGCAAATAAAGGCCCAGATGATGTCGTTGTTGGGATATCTTTTTCAGGTAACACCCAGGAGGCGGTAAAACTATTACAGCTTGCAAAGCATAAAAACGCTACAACCATTAGTATAACAAAATATGGGAATTCACAAGTTAATCAGATTTCTGATATTCAATTATATACTTCTGCGGCGAGGGAGGCGACCTTTCGAAGCGGAGCAACATCTTCACGGATCGCACAGCTGCATGTGATTGATATTTTATTAATGTGTCTAGCGTCCAAAGAATACGATGAAACGATTAAGCATTTGGATGAGACGAGAGAGGCTATTTCGTTTTTGCGGGATAAGAGCTAG
- a CDS encoding SDR family oxidoreductase, which translates to MDLHLKGKSVIVTAASKGLGKAVATEFAREGAHVLISSRNEEALKQTAEEIKEETGNSNVDFTVCDMKNSSDIKQVVEKVVESSGTVDVLINNAGGPPAGKFLTLDDDDWYHAFELNLLSFIRTTREVIPYMKEQSRGHIVNLASSSMKQTLDNLVLSNTMRPGIVGLAKSLSQELSADNILINTVGPGTIETDRITELNKTKADQQDLSDEEIKKAAEEEIPMKRYGQPQEFAKVIVFLASGANTYITGQSLVVDGGLVKAL; encoded by the coding sequence ATAGACCTACATTTAAAAGGGAAATCGGTTATTGTTACGGCCGCAAGTAAAGGATTGGGAAAGGCTGTTGCAACAGAATTTGCACGTGAAGGAGCGCATGTTCTAATCAGCAGTCGAAATGAAGAGGCTTTAAAACAAACGGCTGAGGAAATAAAGGAGGAAACGGGCAACAGCAACGTGGATTTTACGGTTTGTGATATGAAAAATTCAAGCGATATTAAACAGGTGGTAGAAAAGGTTGTGGAATCCAGTGGCACGGTTGATGTACTGATCAACAATGCAGGTGGACCTCCAGCCGGGAAGTTTTTAACATTGGATGATGACGACTGGTATCATGCATTTGAACTGAATCTACTTAGCTTTATTCGAACAACGCGAGAAGTGATCCCATATATGAAAGAACAAAGCCGAGGACATATTGTTAACCTGGCTTCTTCGTCGATGAAGCAGACACTTGATAATCTGGTCCTTTCCAATACAATGCGTCCAGGGATTGTCGGACTGGCAAAATCCCTGTCACAGGAACTAAGTGCAGATAATATTTTAATTAATACTGTTGGGCCGGGAACTATTGAAACGGATCGGATCACAGAATTAAACAAAACGAAAGCAGACCAGCAAGATTTATCTGATGAGGAAATCAAAAAGGCAGCAGAGGAGGAAATTCCAATGAAACGTTACGGGCAACCGCAAGAATTTGCCAAAGTGATTGTATTTCTTGCCTCTGGTGCGAACACCTATATAACAGGTCAGTCATTGGTCGTTGATGGTGGACTGGTTAAAGCGTTATAA
- a CDS encoding DNA topoisomerase III, translated as MSKTVVLAEKPSVGRDIARVLKCNQKGNGYMEGSNYIVTWALGHLVTLADPEVYDEKYKTWKLDDLPMLPDQLNLVVIKKTGKQFNAVKTQLNRKDVGEVVIATDAGREGELVARWILEKARTNKPVKRLWISSVTDKAIRDGFKQLKPGKKYENLYASAVARSEADWYVGLNATRALTTKFNAQLSTGRVQTPTLAMIAKREKEIKEFKPQKFYGIQAKTDKGFTFTWQDGKNNSRIFSKERADNLLEKLKNKPADVVDVNKSYKKKHAPQLYDLTELQRDANRIFGYSGKQTLSLMQKLYEQHKVLTYPRTDSRVISTDVVPTLKDRVKACGVDQYAKAAGKIMKKDIKLPKSVVDDAKVSDHHAIIPTEQSVILQELDDKERKIYDLVVKRFLAVLSDPYEYEQTQVTAKIENERFVAKGKIVKKQGWKEIYNNRYEDEDDGADQNLPAIEKGDVFSNVRVSMTNGETKPPERFTEGGLLQAMENPVRYMSSDEKHLAGTINKTGGLGTVATRADIIEKLFNGMYMEMKGKHIFLTSKGRQLLNLVPEDLRSPALTAEWEDKLGSIAEGKLNKNRFISEMKTYAREVVQEIKDSDENFKHDNMTGTKCPNCGKHMLEINNKKGRMLVCQDRSCGHKKNIAKQTNARCPNCHKRMELRGEGEGQMFMCKCGHREKLSTFEARKQKEKKHKVSKKDVNKYLKSQDDGFKNNAMAEQLAKLKNK; from the coding sequence ATGAGTAAAACAGTCGTACTAGCAGAAAAGCCTTCTGTTGGCCGTGATATTGCCCGCGTCTTAAAATGCAATCAAAAAGGCAATGGCTATATGGAAGGATCAAACTATATTGTGACATGGGCGCTCGGTCATTTAGTTACATTGGCCGATCCTGAAGTCTATGATGAAAAATATAAAACATGGAAACTCGATGACTTGCCGATGTTGCCAGATCAGTTAAATCTAGTTGTAATTAAGAAAACTGGAAAGCAGTTTAATGCAGTGAAAACACAGCTTAATCGTAAGGATGTGGGCGAAGTCGTAATCGCGACAGACGCCGGGCGCGAAGGTGAACTTGTTGCGCGCTGGATTTTAGAAAAAGCCAGAACAAATAAACCGGTCAAACGTCTATGGATTTCATCCGTTACCGATAAAGCGATTCGTGATGGATTTAAGCAATTGAAACCAGGTAAGAAATATGAAAATTTATACGCATCAGCGGTCGCTCGTTCAGAAGCGGATTGGTACGTTGGTTTGAACGCAACCCGTGCACTGACAACGAAATTTAATGCGCAGTTATCGACAGGTAGAGTTCAAACACCAACACTTGCCATGATTGCCAAACGCGAAAAGGAAATTAAAGAATTTAAGCCGCAAAAATTTTACGGAATCCAAGCGAAGACAGATAAAGGATTTACGTTTACTTGGCAAGATGGGAAAAATAATAGCCGTATATTTTCCAAGGAACGGGCAGACAATCTTTTGGAGAAACTGAAGAACAAGCCTGCTGATGTCGTGGACGTGAATAAATCCTATAAAAAGAAACATGCGCCGCAACTCTATGATTTAACGGAACTACAGCGGGATGCGAACCGAATTTTCGGTTATTCCGGAAAACAAACCTTGTCTTTGATGCAAAAGCTATATGAACAGCATAAAGTGCTGACATATCCAAGAACCGATTCACGTGTGATTTCCACAGACGTGGTACCGACATTGAAAGATCGCGTAAAAGCATGCGGGGTGGATCAATACGCAAAAGCTGCCGGTAAAATTATGAAAAAGGATATCAAGCTGCCAAAATCTGTGGTCGATGATGCAAAAGTTTCCGATCACCATGCGATTATCCCGACAGAGCAGAGCGTTATTTTACAAGAATTAGATGATAAGGAAAGAAAAATTTATGACCTTGTTGTGAAGCGATTCCTGGCTGTACTTTCTGACCCGTATGAGTATGAACAGACCCAGGTTACCGCCAAAATAGAGAATGAACGCTTTGTTGCGAAAGGAAAAATCGTTAAGAAACAGGGATGGAAGGAAATCTACAATAATCGTTATGAAGACGAGGACGATGGGGCTGATCAGAATCTGCCAGCTATAGAGAAAGGCGATGTATTTTCGAATGTACGTGTTTCCATGACGAATGGGGAAACCAAACCGCCGGAGCGTTTTACTGAAGGTGGATTACTACAGGCGATGGAAAATCCCGTGCGCTATATGAGCTCAGATGAAAAGCATTTGGCTGGTACCATTAATAAAACCGGTGGACTCGGAACAGTTGCAACCCGTGCGGATATCATTGAAAAACTTTTCAACGGGATGTACATGGAAATGAAGGGAAAGCATATTTTCCTGACATCAAAGGGCCGTCAATTGCTTAACCTCGTGCCGGAAGACCTAAGATCCCCGGCCTTAACAGCAGAATGGGAAGATAAACTCGGGTCTATTGCAGAAGGTAAACTGAACAAAAACCGTTTTATTTCTGAAATGAAGACATATGCACGTGAGGTTGTTCAGGAAATTAAAGATAGTGATGAGAATTTCAAGCATGACAACATGACTGGAACCAAATGCCCAAATTGTGGCAAGCATATGCTGGAAATTAATAATAAAAAAGGTCGCATGCTTGTTTGCCAGGATCGTTCCTGTGGGCATAAGAAAAATATTGCCAAACAAACGAACGCACGCTGTCCGAACTGTCACAAGCGTATGGAATTACGCGGCGAAGGGGAAGGGCAAATGTTCATGTGCAAATGTGGGCATCGCGAGAAACTCTCCACCTTTGAGGCGCGCAAACAAAAGGAGAAAAAGCATAAAGTATCGAAAAAAGATGTGAATAAATATTTAAAAAGCCAAGATGATGGGTTTAAGAATAACGCAATGGCGGAGCAACTTGCGAAGCTGAAAAATAAATAG
- a CDS encoding DUF2188 domain-containing protein translates to MKKYSVTPNADVSGWFVKLEDVAAEEEYFSKDDAIAAAEKMAQENSPSKVEILDKYHNIIEEKTY, encoded by the coding sequence TTGAAAAAATATAGTGTAACACCAAATGCAGATGTATCCGGTTGGTTTGTGAAATTGGAGGATGTTGCAGCAGAAGAAGAGTACTTTTCCAAGGATGATGCCATCGCAGCTGCAGAAAAAATGGCACAAGAAAATAGTCCAAGTAAAGTAGAAATATTGGACAAGTATCATAACATAATCGAAGAGAAAACGTATTAA
- a CDS encoding CHY zinc finger protein: MFGIDIHGKQVKGAIDGETRCRHYHQSNDRIAIKFYCCQEYSPCYQCHAEYGCGAVQVWPREDFDQKAILCGGCKAELTINEYLASGNSCPSCHVSFNPGCAMHYHLYFEKN, translated from the coding sequence TTGTTTGGCATAGATATCCATGGAAAACAGGTTAAAGGTGCAATTGACGGAGAAACACGCTGCAGGCATTATCATCAGTCCAACGATAGGATTGCTATTAAATTTTATTGCTGTCAGGAGTATTCCCCGTGCTACCAATGCCACGCAGAATATGGATGCGGAGCTGTTCAGGTGTGGCCTCGAGAGGATTTTGATCAAAAGGCGATTTTATGCGGAGGATGCAAAGCGGAACTAACGATCAACGAATATTTAGCGAGCGGTAATAGCTGTCCTTCCTGTCACGTATCATTTAACCCTGGATGTGCAATGCATTATCATTTATATTTTGAAAAAAATTAA
- a CDS encoding exo-beta-N-acetylmuramidase NamZ family protein, with the protein MKLGNENAFKDSYKALWKGARIGVVTNYTGVNKIFDRTIDRLIAGGANVTKLFAPEHGFYGVGRAGEHISREVDKKTGIEIESLYGEKRSMDVDLLEDIDVLIMEFQDVGARFYTYISTMFNVMETANQAGIPLVILDRPNPLGGTLIEGGGVDERYRSFVGDYDLPIRHGMTIGELAILYKYENNLDVELNIVKLEGWRREWYFSDTKLDWVPPSQNIPTFETSILYPGTAFIEGTNLSEGRGTTMPFQWIGAPWINGEEWSDALNILDIPGITFRPVMFKPTLSKHKNVTVEGVQIHVIDQRLVRPTEIGLHIIDQARRLYPNDFDWIKTEDDYFVDLIWGTSRYRHEFNQGRLVSEISQEWQEYASGFRKRREPYLLYT; encoded by the coding sequence ATGAAATTAGGTAATGAAAACGCATTCAAAGATTCGTACAAAGCCTTATGGAAGGGAGCAAGAATTGGGGTTGTAACCAACTATACTGGTGTTAATAAAATTTTTGATAGAACAATAGACCGATTGATTGCGGGTGGTGCAAACGTAACAAAATTGTTTGCACCAGAGCACGGTTTTTACGGTGTGGGGAGAGCAGGGGAGCACATTTCTCGTGAAGTGGATAAAAAGACGGGTATTGAAATTGAAAGTTTATATGGAGAAAAGAGAAGCATGGATGTCGATCTATTGGAAGATATCGATGTTTTAATAATGGAGTTTCAGGATGTAGGTGCCAGATTTTATACATATATTTCGACGATGTTTAACGTAATGGAAACAGCCAATCAAGCAGGCATTCCCCTCGTCATATTAGATCGACCGAATCCACTCGGAGGGACGCTGATAGAAGGAGGAGGGGTTGACGAACGCTATAGATCGTTTGTTGGAGACTATGATCTACCTATCCGGCATGGTATGACAATCGGCGAGCTGGCGATATTGTATAAATATGAGAATAATCTGGATGTGGAACTGAATATCGTTAAATTAGAAGGGTGGCGAAGGGAATGGTATTTTTCTGATACAAAACTTGATTGGGTTCCTCCATCCCAGAATATCCCAACTTTTGAGACATCTATACTTTACCCTGGAACAGCTTTTATTGAAGGAACCAACTTGTCAGAAGGCAGGGGAACCACGATGCCTTTCCAGTGGATAGGAGCTCCGTGGATTAATGGGGAGGAGTGGTCGGATGCTTTGAATATACTTGATATTCCTGGTATAACTTTTCGTCCGGTTATGTTTAAACCCACGCTTTCCAAGCATAAGAATGTAACGGTTGAGGGAGTGCAGATCCATGTAATCGATCAAAGGCTTGTCAGACCCACAGAAATTGGACTTCATATCATTGATCAAGCCAGACGGTTGTATCCAAATGACTTCGATTGGATTAAAACAGAAGATGATTATTTCGTTGATCTGATATGGGGGACTTCAAGATACCGACACGAATTTAACCAGGGCAGGTTAGTTTCAGAGATAAGTCAAGAATGGCAAGAATATGCTTCTGGTTTTCGAAAACGCAGAGAGCCTTATCTGCTATATACATAA
- a CDS encoding N-acetylglucosamine kinase — protein MNYVIGIDGGGTKTKAVIVDMKGKVVAQETVGPTNPNVVSKKELQHTFQTLFHSLRQQAPPHFSNILSVFAGVSGAGNATNKKVLQETIEPLIENNIPIQIEADAINALYSGSYGAPGIVQIAGTGSITYGINSNLEHHRVGGWGYLFGDEGSGYDIGRKGIMAALQSVDGRASETILLPMIYAHFNVTNAQDLIRGIYASPTSKSEISPVAEIVFQGFKDDDPIAEGIIAEAVKETTLSIKALYEKLFYVEEKVEVVLCGGVFQEKNILPRLIKEDLRMYPAMKVVLPEMPPVGGSIIGAYLMQGVDVDEAIIDTIRKTINRKR, from the coding sequence ATGAACTATGTAATAGGTATTGATGGTGGTGGAACAAAAACGAAAGCTGTAATTGTGGATATGAAAGGGAAGGTAGTAGCGCAGGAAACAGTTGGGCCAACCAATCCAAATGTTGTCTCGAAAAAGGAACTTCAACACACATTTCAAACATTGTTTCATTCCCTGAGACAGCAAGCACCCCCGCATTTTAGCAATATATTGTCCGTATTCGCCGGAGTTTCCGGTGCAGGGAATGCAACGAATAAAAAAGTTTTACAAGAAACAATCGAACCATTAATAGAAAATAACATACCAATCCAAATCGAGGCCGACGCCATTAACGCTTTATATTCAGGATCATATGGAGCACCGGGGATTGTACAAATTGCGGGTACAGGCTCCATTACATATGGCATAAATAGCAATTTAGAACATCACCGTGTTGGTGGATGGGGTTATTTATTCGGCGATGAAGGAAGCGGGTATGATATTGGAAGAAAAGGAATTATGGCAGCATTACAATCCGTTGATGGGCGAGCTTCTGAAACCATACTTCTTCCTATGATATATGCGCACTTTAATGTTACAAATGCGCAAGACTTGATTCGTGGAATATACGCATCACCTACTTCCAAAAGTGAAATTTCACCAGTTGCTGAAATTGTCTTTCAAGGATTTAAAGATGATGATCCAATAGCTGAAGGAATTATAGCTGAGGCTGTAAAAGAAACCACGTTAAGTATAAAAGCATTATATGAAAAACTCTTTTACGTGGAAGAAAAAGTAGAAGTTGTTTTATGTGGAGGTGTTTTTCAGGAAAAAAACATCCTGCCCAGGTTAATTAAAGAAGATTTGCGAATGTACCCTGCTATGAAAGTGGTGTTACCAGAGATGCCTCCAGTTGGTGGTTCAATCATAGGGGCCTATTTAATGCAGGGTGTCGATGTGGATGAAGCAATTATCGATACTATTCGTAAAACAATAAATAGGAAGAGGTGA
- a CDS encoding indolepyruvate ferredoxin oxidoreductase subunit alpha, which translates to MAFVILDPCGPEKSAECVSVCPVDCIEEGEDQFYIDPDVCIDCAACKAVCPVDAIEEEYDLTPDQEIFLEKAEEFFANR; encoded by the coding sequence ATGGCTTTTGTGATTTTAGATCCATGTGGGCCGGAGAAGTCTGCTGAATGTGTCAGTGTATGTCCGGTTGACTGTATCGAAGAAGGAGAGGATCAGTTTTACATAGATCCCGATGTTTGTATTGATTGTGCGGCATGTAAAGCGGTATGCCCAGTTGATGCGATTGAGGAAGAATACGATTTGACGCCTGATCAGGAAATTTTCCTGGAAAAGGCTGAGGAATTCTTTGCAAATAGATAG
- a CDS encoding flavodoxin domain-containing protein: protein MHFLMLYASGTGNTELMAEAMVAHLNNHQHEVVTKTFDFDPIDVKELLQYDAVLIGTHTWDDGDLPYEVEDFYEELEDVDITGRVFGVFGSADSFYDTYGGAVDLLADHLNNLGAAPPKQLKVDLEPDREDIVHCEQFVDVVVGLVGETA from the coding sequence ATGCATTTTTTAATGCTTTACGCCAGCGGAACAGGAAATACAGAACTGATGGCTGAGGCAATGGTTGCCCATCTTAATAATCATCAACACGAAGTCGTTACCAAAACATTTGATTTTGATCCAATCGACGTGAAGGAACTTTTGCAATATGATGCCGTGTTGATTGGTACCCACACATGGGATGACGGTGATCTCCCATATGAAGTAGAAGATTTCTACGAGGAGCTTGAAGATGTGGATATAACAGGAAGGGTTTTCGGCGTGTTTGGCTCTGCCGATTCCTTTTACGATACGTATGGGGGAGCAGTTGACCTGTTGGCCGATCATTTGAATAATTTAGGCGCGGCACCACCGAAACAGTTAAAAGTTGACTTGGAGCCGGATCGAGAGGATATTGTTCATTGTGAACAATTTGTGGATGTGGTAGTTGGATTGGTTGGGGAGACAGCTTAA
- a CDS encoding thioredoxin domain-containing protein, translated as MSNNSNEHTNELIHEKSPYLLQHAHNPVEWFPWGDEAFTKAKQENKPIFLSIGYSTCHWCHVMAHESFEDTEVASLLNEKYISIKVDREERPDVDSVYMKVCQMMTGQGGWPLTIFMTPDKVPFYAGTYFPKTSKYGMPGIMEALTQLHEKFTEDPDHIDEVTESVTSALNRIVTEKSENRLTKDAIAQAFQQLEKNADTTYGGFGEAPKFPMPQNLLFLLRHYHFTGDENALKIAENTLTSMADGGIFDHIGFGFSRYSTDKKWLVPHFEKMLYDNALLLIAYTECYQITNNPFYKKIAEQIITFIKREMTNSEGAFYSAIDADSEGIEGKYYVWDYEEIFDILGEEHGELYASIYNITPQGNFEGKNIPNLLGTDVENELENQEKLEASRQKLLVEREKRVYPHVDDKILTGWNGMMIAALAKAGAAFDNSDYVRLAEETTAFIEKKLYKEGRLMARFRDGETKYNAYIDDYAFLLWGYIELYNATFKADYLQKAKKAAEDMIDLYWDEKDGGFYFSGKDSEKLIASDKEIYDGAIPSGNSVAAVMLTRLGFLTGENTYLDKTDEMYYSFFDEINRIASASPYFLQSLQLTENPTKEVVILGAENDSERKRLVDRLQKAFLPNVTVLVGEKPEQFSEVAPFAADYKQIDNKTTIYVCENFACQQPITDTDEALRMISDK; from the coding sequence ATGTCAAATAATTCAAATGAACATACAAACGAACTCATCCATGAAAAATCCCCCTACCTGCTTCAACACGCACATAACCCGGTTGAATGGTTTCCATGGGGAGACGAAGCCTTTACAAAAGCGAAGCAGGAAAACAAGCCGATTTTCTTATCTATAGGTTATTCGACTTGCCATTGGTGTCACGTCATGGCACACGAATCATTTGAAGACACAGAAGTAGCAAGCCTCCTCAATGAAAAGTATATATCCATCAAAGTCGATCGGGAAGAGCGCCCTGATGTGGATTCCGTATATATGAAAGTGTGTCAAATGATGACAGGGCAAGGTGGCTGGCCGCTCACGATATTCATGACACCCGACAAGGTGCCTTTTTATGCAGGGACTTATTTCCCTAAGACAAGCAAATACGGCATGCCAGGTATCATGGAAGCACTGACGCAGCTTCATGAAAAATTCACCGAAGACCCTGACCATATTGATGAGGTTACGGAAAGTGTGACTAGTGCACTTAACCGGATCGTAACAGAAAAAAGTGAAAACCGTCTGACAAAAGATGCAATTGCTCAAGCTTTTCAGCAATTAGAAAAAAATGCGGACACAACATATGGCGGATTCGGTGAGGCACCAAAATTTCCGATGCCGCAAAATTTATTATTCCTGCTTCGGCATTACCATTTTACAGGGGATGAGAATGCTTTAAAAATCGCTGAGAACACATTGACTTCCATGGCAGACGGAGGGATTTTTGACCATATTGGATTTGGCTTTTCCCGGTATTCCACAGATAAGAAATGGCTCGTTCCCCACTTTGAAAAAATGCTCTATGACAATGCGTTGTTATTGATCGCGTATACCGAATGCTATCAAATTACGAATAACCCTTTTTATAAAAAGATAGCTGAGCAAATTATTACTTTTATAAAACGAGAAATGACTAATTCGGAAGGAGCATTCTATTCAGCGATCGATGCGGACTCAGAAGGGATTGAAGGAAAATATTACGTATGGGACTATGAAGAAATATTCGACATCTTAGGCGAAGAACACGGTGAATTATATGCTTCCATTTATAATATTACGCCACAGGGTAACTTTGAGGGAAAAAATATACCCAACCTACTTGGCACGGATGTGGAAAACGAACTGGAAAACCAGGAAAAACTGGAAGCTTCACGCCAAAAACTCCTAGTAGAACGTGAAAAGCGTGTCTATCCGCATGTTGATGATAAAATTTTAACCGGCTGGAATGGGATGATGATCGCAGCACTGGCTAAGGCAGGGGCTGCTTTTGACAACAGTGATTATGTGCGACTTGCTGAGGAGACAACCGCATTTATCGAGAAAAAATTATATAAAGAGGGACGCTTAATGGCTCGCTTCCGTGATGGTGAAACGAAATATAACGCCTATATTGATGACTATGCTTTTCTACTGTGGGGATATATTGAATTATATAATGCGACTTTTAAGGCGGATTACCTGCAAAAAGCGAAGAAGGCTGCTGAGGATATGATTGACCTGTATTGGGACGAAAAAGATGGTGGATTTTATTTCAGTGGAAAAGACAGTGAGAAGTTAATTGCCAGCGATAAAGAAATCTATGATGGAGCGATCCCGTCAGGAAATAGTGTCGCAGCTGTGATGCTGACGCGTTTAGGTTTTTTAACCGGAGAAAACACATATCTCGATAAAACCGATGAAATGTATTATAGCTTCTTCGATGAGATTAACCGGATCGCTTCCGCAAGCCCGTATTTCCTGCAAAGCCTGCAGTTGACGGAAAACCCGACGAAGGAAGTTGTCATTCTGGGGGCAGAGAACGACTCGGAAAGAAAAAGACTTGTCGATCGGCTTCAAAAGGCCTTTTTGCCAAATGTTACGGTTCTTGTAGGAGAGAAACCGGAGCAGTTTTCCGAAGTCGCCCCTTTTGCGGCTGATTATAAACAAATAGACAATAAAACAACCATCTATGTATGTGAAAATTTTGCCTGTCAACAGCCAATTACAGATACAGATGAAGCATTGCGAATGATTTCAGATAAATGA
- the ytaF gene encoding sporulation membrane protein YtaF has translation MLFYTGLFFLVIAVSLDGFGVGVTYGIRKIRVPLLALLIIMLCSGVIVLLAMTTGNVLRSFISPDSAQVLGGIILILLGSFSLYNIIRPKQESSASMEDPRGNKQNIFTTILTTPDKADLDQSGIITPNEAVLLGAALALDAFGAGIGASMLGYSPVITAVLIAFMSGLFVFLGIQTGMLLAKNKYMQQLTYVPPVLLIALGMFNIL, from the coding sequence ATGCTTTTTTATACTGGATTATTTTTCTTAGTTATTGCTGTAAGCTTGGATGGGTTCGGGGTAGGTGTCACATACGGTATACGAAAAATTCGTGTCCCGCTTCTTGCCTTACTTATTATCATGTTATGTTCCGGTGTCATCGTATTACTGGCAATGACAACCGGAAATGTACTTCGTTCGTTTATTTCGCCAGATAGTGCACAAGTGCTTGGTGGCATTATCTTAATTTTACTAGGCAGCTTTTCTTTATACAATATTATTCGGCCAAAACAGGAGTCCTCGGCCTCCATGGAGGATCCAAGGGGCAATAAACAGAACATCTTCACAACCATTCTTACAACTCCGGACAAAGCGGACCTTGATCAATCTGGAATTATTACGCCCAATGAAGCTGTCCTGCTTGGTGCTGCGCTTGCCCTGGATGCGTTTGGGGCCGGAATCGGCGCATCTATGCTTGGCTATTCTCCTGTCATCACTGCTGTTCTTATCGCATTTATGAGTGGATTATTTGTTTTCCTAGGCATTCAAACAGGTATGCTTTTAGCTAAAAATAAATACATGCAACAACTGACATATGTTCCGCCCGTCTTGTTAATTGCCCTTGGGATGTTTAATATTTTATAA
- a CDS encoding serine hydrolase: MNQGLYKISPTKAGMDEQRLKNAFAILSREIEIKNIPGAAVMIGRGNYIVNSFVSGYKVDSYENYLVDEETIFDCASLTKVVVTIPLVLTLLEQGRIASVLT, from the coding sequence ATGAATCAAGGCCTGTACAAAATATCGCCAACCAAGGCTGGCATGGATGAACAAAGATTAAAGAATGCTTTTGCGATTTTATCTCGTGAAATAGAAATCAAAAATATCCCTGGTGCTGCGGTGATGATAGGACGTGGGAACTATATAGTTAATAGTTTTGTTAGCGGTTATAAAGTGGATAGTTACGAAAACTATTTAGTTGATGAGGAGACTATTTTTGATTGTGCCTCGTTAACGAAAGTAGTTGTTACAATACCACTTGTATTGACTCTATTAGAACAAGGCCGAATTGCAAGTGTTTTGACCTAA